AGTGCTTCTCATCAAGCACCTCAGAAGACTTTAATGAGCATGAATTAACTCACAATTATAGCTGACGGTATAAATGGTTGCAAATAATATTCCTCAAGGATGCTCTTCAGTTCTTAACTGAATAGATGCAGAGATAGCAGCTGACTTCTGCAATCCTATTTATAAGCCCTTTCTCAGAAGGAAGGGGAAACTGTGGAGGCAGAAGTCTGGATCCAAAAGTCATGCAAGACTGGATCGTGGTCtgctggaaaataaaggaaagcagCAATAAACAGGGCACATAGCATAGCAAGAAGAGTTTAGAAACAGGAAGGTAAACCAGCCTACTGCATCTCCGGTACCAGTCATTCCCTCCCCATGAATCATGGTATAGGGCCCTGCAGTTATCTGGAATAGTTgccttaaaataattataaccCTCACACGGGGGACTCCTGGTTGGCAGGAAGCTCTGAGGACTCGCAGAGGCCATGAAGTTTTATCCTAGCTGGAGGTACCAACACTAACATTTGACACAGGAATTCCTCTCTCTAATAAAGAGGCCATTAAACAAGGTGCTGAACACTTGTCTTCCATAGAAGTCTTTGAATGATTTATAACTAATTCATCGTTATTATTACCTTTTTGAATATATGCATTAAGAGAAGAGTTAACACCATGATTCTTAACCACAGAGAGAAATTGGAGGATAATAAAATGTAGCTTTAAATAAAGCTATTAATGGACAGATCTCATACctaagattttttctttctttctttttgaaggggaaaaaaaaaccacaaataattcaggaagagaagcaaagcaattCCTATCACAATATCCTGGTGGCTAGGGAACCAGGACCACCAAGGGCACAAGACAGCTGGAATGGGAGATGCACAGCATACACCACTCTCAAGGAAAACTTAGAAACATCTCTTCCTGAAGCCATGCCCAAAGCTTCCTCAAGCTTCAGGGTTACTTCCAGAACATCCCTGTAGTCCAAAACCCAATAAGCACGAGCCACCTACAAAGCCCACCAACATTTTCAGTGGCTTTGTTGAAGCAGACTCAACTCTACGAGTTCGACCAGCACCTTTTTGCCTTGGCAGGGCCTGCCCAGCTCTTTCCCTGGCTGCCTGGCCCTCCACACCGTGCTTGCAGAGGTAGCCCAGTCCCTTACAGCCCAGTTCCTCCCTGCTCTGTACATTCCCACCctggcacccacagcttctcaaGGTGGCACTCCTGCAGAAGGCTTTCTGAGCTCCAGACCCCAAGCACCTTCACCAGGAAGGCAGCGTTAGCGTACAACCTGGGGGCCTAGCTGATTGATTGTTTCACCTGAAAGCTCACCACCTTTCCCCCGCCCTCAGCCTGTTCTCACCTAGAGATAAAGTAAATCTGCCCTAGTACTCAGCACCACTAGCAGCATCCTTTCAACGGCTGCCTCAGCCTCACCAACCTCTCCACCAAACCATTTGAGGTCTTCCAGAGCCTCCTCCTTTAGCTTAGGCTCCCAGAGCCACCACCAGACACTTCAGCCCACCTGCATGGCAAATGCTTCTCTGATCCAGAACCCCATCCCAGAAACCCTTACTTATCTTTCAGACATCCTCACCAAAACAGCACCTCAGGCTAGGGCCCAGCCCAAAGCGAGCAGGGAAACACATCCCAGTACCACAGGCCCAGCTGCAACTGGGAAGAGCCTGCAGGGAGATGCAGGGCAGGCGCCAAGCCCCATGTCCCAGGGACTGACCTTCCTTTCCTGTCAGCACCAGACCCCCCACAAAGGAAAAGCACCCGCACGCCTACCCCAGAAGCGAGCCATTCTTGCATGATACAGGAAGGGCAGCACATTATGGCTGCTACAAAACCAGGCCAAGATCTGGCCCTGGCCCAGACACCAGGCCCAAAGGCCAGGCCTACAGGCCCCAGCTTTGAACACCATCAAGGCGAGGCCCCAGCGGGGTAACGAGTTGCCCATGGCCTCATCAAGCCCAGGTCAGCTCACCACATCCAGCTGCACCACTTCATAGCTATAGGGGAGCTTTAAAGTAAAAtctacatgtatatatattttaaaaatgagtcaCCTGTAGAGTTTAAGTGTTGCTGGAGTTTGGGAGCAGCTGGTTAAAATCCTGACAAGCTGGAGGCACCTGGGTCAAATTCATGCCTAATTGCTACATGGCACCTTGTGCTCGGTTCTGCCTCCTGTTCTAGGTCTCTGAAAAACGGGCAGAGAGATTCCCGTCAATTACTCCGCACCGGATGCAAGACTTGctgagaaaaattaaagtattttaattcagtttagTTAAGTGGCAATTGCTATGTTACATAAATCTGCAAAGCTCTCTAGGTGCTCCTTTGTATAGCACTGGCCTGGGACTCTTCTGAATTTAATGAGAATGAATTTTTATGTCGTAAGCGCTGAGTGTGTAGGGAGCAGTGGCGACCGCTGGCCCCAGAGGTTTAGAGAAGCACCACTGTAGGAAGTGCAACAATTTTGGAAAGAAGCTTGGCACCGGAGAGGTTCCCCACCTTTGGGAAGGACCAAACTCATCCTCCGGCATCCCGACACAGGAGGACGCTGTCACCGACCACCAAACCCACCCAGTTCCCGCTGTGGGGCCGAGGGCCAGCCCCCAggtccccctccccagcacggTGTTTGACAAGGGCGCGTTGGGTGGGCCGCACGCTGCCCTGCCTCCAGCTTCGGGGCTTTGCCACAGGCCCGGCACCACCAAACCCTGGGTGCCTGGGGAGGCACCCAAACCTCTGCCCCCGCGCCTGCAATGAATACAACCATACCCATCGCTTggtaaaatatactttttatttgttcataCAAATAGTATGAATTATCAGAATTCCATTTTCCTAGAAACATCTTTCTCTgtgtaaaattaatttgtgttGTTCATACcacaaaatatttgatttacattttttttcaggcttttttttttctttccattttgttctttttttttttttttaaacaaattggCTACTCTACAGTACCATGTTACAGACAACACATCACTAATAGCTGTACTGCACTTCTGAATACAGGACTGAATGAAACTCAGCCATAAATTAATGTAACaatgtgaaggaaaaacaaaattgaaaaaaaaggaacaaaaaaaaaaagaacttctaATCACACCTCCAAACttaacttagaaaaaaagaagttttttttttttttttaatgattgcaATAGAACTGATTCCGGTATTAGCAACCAGATGTACGCCACGGGGAATTCACCTTTCTTGTCACATTGTTAGGTAAGGCCTTTATATTAGATGAAGTCTGCTACAGACTTCATTACAAAGGCCTAACGATTTGCTTAAGGTTAGACGAGTTATTATTCACCCTCTGTGTTTCTACTCTCCAACAGGATTGCTTCATGAGGGCTTTTTGCAGCAGGGCTTGATTATACAAATTAAGCCCACGCTCCGCCATACAGCTGAGGAAGGCATCAGGACATGAAAAAGCTGTTtccaggaggagaggaaggaggatgCTCAATGGTCCAGCATTAAACACCAGGCACGCACACGTGCCCCAGGGGGACCCGCGGGCAAGGAAGCCACCAAAGTGGTGACTGCATGGAAGGACGTGGCCAGCGCAGCCACGGCTGGGAGCTCGCCCCGGGCCGGGTGGAGAGGACGAGCGTCTTCCACACGTTGCATAGTAGGAAGACTGAGGGTTTGAGAACCCCAAGTCACTCTTTTCCACCAGGAAGCATTTACTTACCACCCCACCCAACCCCTGCAGCGTCTTCTCCTGGGCCACCCAACGCCACAGGGTTTTGTGATGTGCTCGTGTATCCATCACCTGCCCAGGGAGCGGGGCCAGGGGCCTGGCTGGGCACCAAAGACCCCAAACGTGCATAGATCCAACCACCCTGGGTTCCCAGCTGCGTTTTGCAGGACAGGGTGGTGAGCATGCTCCCTcaacctgcacagcacagcaggtcCCACGCTCACATTGGTGACCTCCGGCAGCAGGACCACGTCGGTCCTAAGCGTTGCTTTGGTGCTAGAAATGGCTCGGGGTACAAAGAAGAGGATTCGCCTCACTTTCTTTTTGTAGGAAGACATGTTTGGAGGCAAAGCCCAAGGAGGGAGCTGATCCAGCTCTCAGCAGGTTTACTACGAGGCTCAGCCTCATTGTGCTCAGCATCTCCCGTTCCTCGAGGGCACACCGGTGCTCAGCACCCCACTGTGAGCCCACGCACGCCTCACCAGCACTGCCGGGTGGGCCGAGCCGAGCTGAGCCCGGAGCCCTGAGGTTCAACCAAAGCCCCAAAGGGCAGCGCTCTGCCTGCacacctctgcagcagctgggtcTGCTCTGGGCTGTATGCACCTGAGCAGGACCAGGACCAGACCCAGACCGGCTCCAAAGAATCTTTTCCCCACCAAACAGCCACAGCAAACAGCTCCAATGGGCTGGCAGGAGCGAGGAAGCTGCAGAAGTAAATGAACTACCTGGGAAATCTCAGCACGTGTGCAGGCACCGAGGCGGCACGGAGCGCGGcacctacacacacacattttcacaTTTGTCCTGCAGTAAAGATTTAAAATGCATAGAGGGGTTGTGGGAAAGAGCCTCCTTGCCACCACGCAAGGAGAAGCAGGCTGAGGGGCCGGCTCTGCCCACACCACAGGCTCTGGGGCCTCTCCGCAAGGCAAAGAGCCCCACGGAGCCCGGGACACCGAGCAGGGGCTGTATGGCTTGGGGTGCCGCACGCAGGCACCCGGGCTGCAGGGAGGTGcacggccgccccccgcccacCCCACAGAACCCAGCCGGGACGAGGGAGCAGAGACCGGGACACCGGAATAGGGAAAGCAAGTGTTTATAAAGGCCAGATACCcgtaacaaaaataaatttgtgctttccctcccctcccgccctttcttttttttctttttttttttttcgattttttaaatacaaatattcttTAGGAAAAATGGAAGCACCGTCTGttacaaaccaaaccaaaaagaagagaaaatgggaggaaaaaaaaaagaaaggagagacaTATTAGAATTAAACAGGGTGGAATGTTAAACAGGTTACGGGCTACCATTCTAGCCAGTGCGGTTAGGCAGCTTAGTGAATTAATTgcttaagaattaaaaataaattattataaaatagatttctgtacattttacatacatatatatctcTTTATATACGCAAACCGTGCTGGGCAAGTAATTACAGGGGACTTTCCCACACCAGCCTCAGTCCCAGCCGAAGTCCTGCCCCGTCATCTGGTAGAACTTCATGTTGAAAGGCCGGTAGAAGTCCCGCAGCCTCTGCACCACCTCCTGGTCGATGTCGGGGTGGGTCCTGCCTTTCGTTTTCCCCAGGCAGTGGGGTTTGCTGCTGCCCTCCGCCTTCTTCAGGCAGGGGAAGCCCTTGGTTTTGTTGAAGTAGAAGTGTTTGTCGGTGATGATCCTCTTGAGGCCCAGAAAGTCCTGGACCCGGCCCAGCTCCCCCGCGGGGTCGCTGATCAGCCTCTCCCCGCTGACGAAGAGGATCTGCCCGATGGGGAAGTAGAGGAGCCAGTTCTCCAGGTGCTTGGCGTAGATGCCGATCTGGATGGCGCTCCACGAGGTGTCGATCAGGCCCGTAGTCCTGTTTTTGAAGGTCAGGCTCTCAAAGGTGGGGATATCGGGCTTCTTGGAGAGCGTCTGGGTGTAGTCCGAGATGGCTCTGGTCACGGGGTCCCGCACCACCACGATGAGCTTCGTGCCCTTGGACATGGAGGAGATGCGGGCCGGGGCCTCCTTGGTGACGAAGTAGCTGGGGGTCTTCTCCATGGTGATCTGCCCCTCCAGGGTCCTGGGCATGAGGTCCCTGCCGGCAGAACACACGCACGGGTTACAGCAGGGAACAGCATACATGGAAACACGCGTACTCAAGAACAGATACGCAAGAATTTTCCCCCCTAAAATGCCTACGTGGGTCATTCAGCTTGTACTGATAAATCCATTTTCCAATGATTtagaggctggggagggattattattattaaaggcTACTGTTAGAAATCCAGCTGAGCAATCTCCCAGGGTTAGATGAGTCAGGCCACACGTACGTGGCTGCATGTACCATGCCAGTTCCCAGCTGGTCAGGATGAGTCCACGGCAGCATTTCGCATGGCTCAGGTCAACAGCAGAGAGCCCCCGGCCCAGAGCTCATTTTCCCCACGGTAACGAAAAGAAGGGCTTAGCAGAAGCCAGGAGCTCACCGAAGCGCATCCACCCTGCTTTCCCTTAGCATCCCAAATGTGATATTTTTCCCAATTCAGGCGAGAGGGTGCAATTTGTCCCCAGCATATGCCTAGCTCGTCACCCAGCTACGTTGGTCCCTGCACCCAGCAGAGTTTTTCCCTAAGAAGCACAAGAAGGAGCATcaagagctgctgggggcacctTCAGCACATCCCAGTCCTGCACCCAGCAAGGACAACCTCTCTCCGCCGCCGCCACGCTGGCTGCAGCTAGTTGGGATACGGCATACAAGCATGGAAACCTCAGCTCCCAGGCAGGGTGCACCCTCACAAAACACCCTTGAAGCCCAAATCCTTGAGCAATTCCACCACATTGCCCTGGCTATTTCTAATTAACCACACGGGGAAAAACCAAAGATCTTGCAGAAACGGCGGAAGTGGCTCAAAGCAAAAAGAGtcattttttcctaacattCATGGACAAGCCTAAATATTTTAGACCTTCTGCCAGTTCTTTCCCTTTATACCCAATGGGGCTCATTTGCTGTGAGACGGTTAAAAAAGGCAAGAGGGGAGTCTGTCACAAAATTAAAGCTATAAAACTTGATTAAGTTCTGAAAGCATCCACCCATCGCAGAGAAGTGGCCGGTGAGCGTGTGATCTGCCACCCTCGAAGAGCGTTTCCCTCGGCCGCGCCGCACACAGCGGCTGCTTCTTCCCCTTGGCTTTTACGCATCTACAGCAAAGATCACTGCGGGCCCTTGCGATTCAAAACACCGCTGGTATCTGTGCTGATCCCAGCGGTTGCCCTGAATAAGAagccaagggggaaaaaatacgaCCCATCTGATCTGAGGGCAAATGATAGGAAATTCCAGAACGAGTGGTTTGATTGAACCACAAAGTGTTGCGTGCCTACGGTATTCAGACAGTAGCTGTTTATGCGCCTGCTGTTTGATGGAGGTTGCACCTGGCATTCTGCTTCGTCTCCTGGCTTTATCTTTATGCAGTGTCCTTACCGGCAAGGGCCCGGTGACTACACACCCCTCCGTCCTCTGCATCACGCAGGAGGGGAGCTCTGTGCAGCCCAGACCCGCCTTGTGCACAGGACCCTGGTGGGCGATGACCCCCACGCCAGCTCCGCCTGGGTGACCaggagaggtggtggtgggCCCCAGGCAAAGGGGCCCCAGGGGTGGCAGCATCCTCTGGGGCCGCTGTTTCAAGGCACACAAGTGGAACATCACACGCAGACACAACTTGTGTCCGGTCCACCAGGCTCCTGGGGCCTGAGAGCTTCTGGAAACCAGGAGCTGGCACATGCTGGCAAGCAGCGACCGAAATAAAAGACAGATCCCTTGCCTTTCTGGAGAATTTGGCAAACTGGTCGTGCCTTCGCAGACAGTGCCAGTCATTAATGCTCAGAGAGTAACTCTTAAATCTAATGTGGGCTGATGTGGATTTTGACAGACTACTCCTTAAGCCGTGTCTCTTTTTATGGCCACATTAAATCTGAGTGGTACATCCTGCGTTGGCCACCGAGCGCTCCCCAGCTTCATTTAAGGGGTTGGTGTCAACCCACGAAGTCCTTCAGGGCCTGGGACCTGCCAGGAGAGGCGAGCGCTCCCCGGGACGTGCCCGGGACGGTCACGCTGCACCCTTAGCAGCAGCAGGTCCATCGTACAGGCCCCGAACATCGCGACCGACTTCCCCTCCAGGGCTGCTGCAACCCGCATTTACCAGTCTCCTGGGAATGATGCAAGGCTtaggtttttttctccttgcacaAGAGAGGCCATGGGTAGGGCTGGGCCCCAGAGCCctgggaaaaaggaggaaattgctGGGGGTGGAGGTGCGGAGTCAGGCGATCTGGTTGGGAAACTCTTAATTAGCGCTTCGGGAACCCAGAGGAGCCAGAAGTGGAAGTCAGGAGGGAGCAGCTCCTCGTCTAGGAGGCATCCACCATCCCCATGGCAGTGTCCTCGCAGAGCCACCAGCGCCTGAAGCCCCGCTCCTGCGCTGTGCCTGAGGCCAACCAAGGTGTCTTGTTGCCGACAAGCGGAGCGCACTCGGTTCTGTCCATCTCCAGCCCTCCCAGAAGTGGTGTTTTTGGAGAGGAGCTAAATTCCTGGCACGTGCACAACATGTGAACATTCCACGGCACGTGCAGAGCTGGTGACCCACCAGGGCGAGAGAAGCCAAAGCACACTGACACTGCTACCACCTCTGGGCTAAgaggagcagagagagaaatggggCCTTCAACCCCAAAACGAGAACAGGATCCGTCAAACCCGGCCCCTCCAGCACTCTCCTTCCTCCGTGCAGACGGGTGCGGGGCAGAGCCCACCGTTAAGGTCCTGGGGACTGCCTTGGACACTGCCTTGCTGGAAACGTGGCTGCCCGacagctggagagcagagagcGAAGCCAAACGCTGTGTCCCGTGGACGTGGTTTGAACCCCTGACAGCATCACAGCCAGGAAGGCCAAGTTTCACGGCACGGGCCTGTCTGCAGCGCGGAGCTTTCCCAGGGCTCCCGAAATCTCCCACAGAGGCAGCACCCGCCGTGCTGGCAGCCAGAGACAGCAGAGCCTCGGGGACAGGAGGAGCGGGTAGGTTTGCTGCTCTGAACTCACGCAGGCGGAAAAGTCACCACGAGGGGTTTGTTCCCATTCGCACCACACCTGGAGGAGGGCAAATGGGCCCGGGCAGAGCGCTGCAGCTCCGGCACAACGCGCCCGGTGCAGGCGGcgctgggagcaggagcaggctccAGCCCGGAACACGTCTGCTCCTGCGGCTGCCAGACACCAAGGGCAGTGCcaaaggaaggggaaaacagagCCCTgacagctggaggagctgcagccacGGAGAGAGGAGCGGGATCAGCAAGATCCCAGCGCGGTGCAGGACCCCTGTGCACTCCGCCCCAGGGCAGCTCCTGAGCGCTGCGGGGCCCCTGCTTTCCACGGAGGCTTCACGGACACGTTACAGACCCAGTGGCTTCGTGGTGCAAGGCAGGGTGCCAAGACGCAGCCGCTGCCCATAcgggagaggaaagggaggcGAGGAGGGAGTTGGACTGTGGGAAGCGGCCACCTGAGCGCAGACAAAGCTGCGGCACCGGTCAGGACAGCGCTGGATGGAGACGAGCTGCAGCGGGTAGCAGGGTGGAAAATGAAGACGGCATGAGAAGCTTGGCACGCGGTCCCTGCTGCCTTGTTATCCTCCTGCCTTGTTATCCTCCTGCCTTCTGGCAATCTGGGATTCAAAAACCTCTGGAGCCAGCGCGTGCACCCGAATCATCCTGTTTCAGATTGACTGGGAACTGTCTGAGCCTTTTAAGCCCTTTCAGCCTTGAGAACATCCCAGAGCAGAGAGTCCCAGCGCCGAAGCCCTGCCTTTGAACCCTCTCCCTGCTTCCCCGCTCGGGAAGGGAcgagctgctgctctgtgggcACAGGAGAGGAACGCCAGGATGCCAAGCAGCAAAGCCCTGCATCCCTGAGCACTGCACACAGCGCCTGGGGCCCCAGGGGAGGACGGAGAGGCGGTGGGATCGCGGCCATGAGCTTCCCCCAGGCAGGGAACTCCGAGCTACGACCACGCTGAGAGAGACACAGGCAAAGCTTTTCCACTAATGAGTATTCCCCCCGCGAAGCCTGCACCCTTCGTAGGCGCAGTGATAGGCTTAGCCTAAAGATGGATTGGCCTACTTTACCTGTTAACCACTTAGGGTAACCCAATAAAGGCTCTCCCCGTTCAAACAGCCCTAATCCCCAGCCCTGCGCAGCTCTGAAGCCCACAACAGGACGGGACGCTAAAATAAATCCTGCCCGGCTCAGAGGGGCTcagggtggggggtgggggttatttttttaagtgcaaaCTTCTCTAATGTGAAAACCGGACCCTGAGCAAGATAAATTTACCGAGTGGGGTTGACAGGTGGCCCCGGGGTAATCCAATCCCGCAGCCTAATGCCCTTGGTGGCAGCTCCTGTCTGCGCGGAGGGGCTGCGGGCTAATCTGCGGCCGCCTCTCCGCCAGCAGCGGCGGGGCGTCGCGGGCGGCAGGTAGGACAGGCGGGCAGGCAGGACAGACGGACGTGCAGGACAGACCGCAGCCTCCCGGGGAGGGGAGCAGCGCTGCGGGGGGCATACTGGTGCCCAGCAGGACCAGCAGCATCACCCAACTGGGAAtcctgccctggggagggacAGCCGGTCCCCTACACCTGCCCGCATCGCAGTGAGCCACCTCTGCTAGCTGTCGGCATGGCTAGGACTGTTTGTGCCCCCGGGGATGTCGGTCACCTCCTGCCGCCCGAAAACATCCCCGTGGGGGCTGTGGGAGCCCCAGGCCCCGCGGTGTGGCCGCGCTGGCCCAGCCTGGGGGCAGAggtgtcccccccagccccccgcccgTACGGAGGGCACCGTCAGGCCGCCCAGCAGGGACCTGGCGCGCCCAGGTGCTCCTGCCCCCGGCCACCAGTCCCGGAGCCAAGCGGATTATGATTTCTACTTCCTGGGGAGGGCTTGGCGCTGGATCCGTCCTTTGTGCCACCCAGGAACCGGAGGCACCCAGCACTGTCACAGCATCACTCCGGGAGCCGCATGGACGCCGTGCTTGGCGAGGAAGCGAGCGCTGTCCCCACGTCCCGCGCTGCCCCAAACCTCCCTGGCACAGGAGCTGCCCCCCCAAAACAGTGCCCACAGCACCCCAGCGAAACAAagcagggggcagagggggggtACAAGGCTCCCCATGCACCGGTGGGGCTCAAGTGGGGGTGCCCCGTGCTGCAGCAAAGGCTCGCTCCGGTCTCAAAGTGCccccacccccagaccccccccccatccccctgagctgcctcagtttccctctgcaaggacaacaaaacctcactcCAAAGGGAGAGCGCTAGCTGTGCGCAGGGAATTCTACACCCATGAGAAGCATCATTAAAGCTAGGGCAGATCACCAAAATCTCGGGACGCCAACAAGTTCCCTGCAGACTACGGGGCAGACCGGGCAGTGTTTGCAACAAGCCGTGTGGCAGACATAGCAAGAACAGCTTTCTGTGCAGGATTTTTAGACTTTCCCTTCCAGCTGTGCCTTAGAAGCAAGGAAAATAGAggaaaggtggggaaaaaaagcaaatcgAACTATTTTGGACACCAGCCACGTTTACGCCGAGCTCGGCCCTGTAACCCAGGAGCGTTTGCTCGGCCGCCCAGCGGTGCGCATGCAGAGCATCCAGCCTATTTCTGGCCACGTTCTACCCAAATTCCTGACGGGTGTTTcgagaaaagaaaaagtcatttcttcccagaaaacCAAAATTTGGAAACCTGACAGTTTCTGGGGAAAGTGCCCCCAAATCCTCGCAACAGGCAGTCTGAAAAACCACACGGATTAGTCCGAAAGTGTATGGCAAGGAGGtgaacagaaatggaagaagcaAGCACAAaaactcttctcccagcctggagGAGACTTTTAGCCCCCAGGTGAGGTGAGCAGCCGAGGCAGCCCAGCACACACGGTGAGACAGTTCGGAGCAACTGAAGAACTTGGCGTGGCTTTTGTCACTTTTCTAACTTGCAGGCTGCCTGTGACGCTGAAAGCAAACAAGCCTGATGGCAGCAGGTCAGAAAAcctttacagaaacaaatacagaagaCGAGGCAGGACAAAGACTCCCGTGCTGATGCTCTGCAGCCCATGCACActctcccatcccatccctgttCCCCAGGGCCGTTTGGGTCCCTGGCCCCACTCAGCTCAGGGTACCCCCAAAGCCACAGTCCATCTGCCTGCTGCCTTAAATCAAAGATGCATTTGAGAAAGGCTTCACTGCCGTTCCCCTTGCAATTCCCATTTTGTATCCCCCGGCTTCTCTGCCCcctacaaataaataaatttcgGCCAAGTGAGATCGATCTGAGCTGCAGACAGGCAGGAAGGGATGGGGCTGGCAGTGAGCAGCTCTGCCTTCAGCCGCCCTGCCAGGACAACACTCAGTTAGTGCCAACCTCTgtcagaaagcaggaaaaacacaGC
The genomic region above belongs to Anser cygnoides isolate HZ-2024a breed goose chromosome 19, Taihu_goose_T2T_genome, whole genome shotgun sequence and contains:
- the LOC136786633 gene encoding heparan sulfate glucosamine 3-O-sulfotransferase 3B1-like; the encoded protein is MGQPLKRRLDVPGAVPSVLRRRLLLLGAMLGLWLCLFYSCGGSCAGLAAPGGSPAPRGPSGGGPPPPPPPGLPEAARPISSLADGTGSKRLPQAVIIGVKKGGTRALLEFLRVHPDVRAVGAEPHFFDRNYERGLAWYRDLMPRTLEGQITMEKTPSYFVTKEAPARISSMSKGTKLIVVVRDPVTRAISDYTQTLSKKPDIPTFESLTFKNRTTGLIDTSWSAIQIGIYAKHLENWLLYFPIGQILFVSGERLISDPAGELGRVQDFLGLKRIITDKHFYFNKTKGFPCLKKAEGSSKPHCLGKTKGRTHPDIDQEVVQRLRDFYRPFNMKFYQMTGQDFGWD